Genomic window (Enterobacteriaceae bacterium 4M9):
GCATGATAGGCGTGCTGGTGCTGCTGGGACTGTACCTGTTGCTGATTGTCCGCGGCCTGTGGATTGCCGCACGCGCGCAAACCACGTTCGGGCGTGTGATGGCCGGTGCGCTGATGCTGATTTTGTTCGTTTATGTGTTTGTGAATATCGGCATGGTGAGTGGCATCCTGCCGGTGGTTGGGGTTCCGCTCCCGCTGGTAAGCTACGGGGGATCGGCCCTGATTGTGCTGATGGCCGGGTTTGGTATCGTGATGTCGATACATACCCACAGGAAAATGTTGTCCAAAAACGTGTAAGGGGTGGACGATGCGTAAGCAGTGGATAGGAGTCTGCGTAGCGGCAGGGTTGCTGGCAGCATGTAGTTCTGATAACGACAATCAGCAGCAGACCAGTAGCGCGCCACAACCCGCAGTTTGTAATGGTCCGGTGGTTGAGATAACGGGCGCAGAGCCGCGCTATGAGCCGCAAAACCCAATTGCCAACCAGGATTACAAACGTGACGGTAAAAGCTGGAAAATTGTGCGCGATCCATCACGCTTCAGCCAGGCCGGTTTCGCTGCTATTTATGATGCCGAGCCAGGCAGCAACCTGACGGCCATTGGCGAAGCGTTCGACCCGACACAGCTAACCGCCGCCCACCCGACGCTGCCGGTGCCGAGCTATGCGCGCATCACCAACCTGGCCAACGGCCGCATGATTGTGGTACGCATTAATGACCGAGGCCCATACGGTAACGACAGAGTCATCTCGCTCTCACGCGCTTCGGCTGACCGCCTGAATACCTCAAACAACACCAAAGTTCGCATCGACCCTATTGTTGTAGCACCTGATGGCTCGCTGTCTGGTCCAGGCACCGCGTGCACCACCATCGCCAGGCAGACCTATGCGCTACCTTCACGCCCTGACCTGAGCAGCGGCCTGGGCAGTGCCTCTTCCGCACAGGCCCCAACGCCTGCTGGTAACGTTAACGCCATCAGCAACGACTCACTGACGCCAATGGTCGTGGCGCCGGTTGCTGCTGCTCAGACGAGTGCCGCCGCTCAGATGAGCGATGCCAGCATGCAGGCAAGCGCCAGCAGCGTAGCGCCTGTAACCCAGGCCCAGCCAGCGCCGGGTGAGCAGCCGGTACAAACTACGCAGCCCCAACTCACCTCTGGTAGCGTGAACACACCGGTGACCGCCCCGGGTTCGGTACAGGGTGCATCAACTGGCACAGGCTACATGGTACAGGTTGGTGCAATTGGTGACGGCGCGCGTGCCAGCCAGTGGCAGCAGGAACTGAGCCAGAAGTTCAGTGTGCCGGGCAAAGTGGCCCAGAATGAGAACATTTATCGCGTGCAGCTTGGGCCTTTTGCAAGGCGCGGCGAAGCGATGGCGCTTCAACAGCGCCTGATGATTGAAGCCCAGCTCCAGTCGTTTATTACCTCAGCGCAGTAACCTCGCGGTGTCCGGCTTTGTGTCAGCTTGTGTAAATTCCTGTCACAATTACTGCGCAAAGTCGGATGTCACCCAAAATAGCATTTGCTATAGTTAAGCACTTTTTTGATTTCACCACGGATGTTGTTCGTTCAGACCATGACCAGATCTCCTCGTAATCACTTTGCCCGGCGCTTAGTCCTCGCTGCGGCTGTATCCCTGACTGCCGCCTCTGTTGCACAGGCTGACGACCTCAACATTAAAACCATGATCCCTGAGGTTCCGCAGATTGACGCGGAATCCTACATCCTGATTGATTACAACTCCGGTAAAGTGCTGGCGGAATCTAATGCCGACACGCGCCGCGATCCGGCCAGTCTGACCAAAATGATGACCAGCTACGTCATCGGCCAGGCCATGAAGGCTGGCAAATTTAAAGAAACCGACCTGGTCACCGTGGGTCAGGACGCGTGGGCGACCGGTAACCCGGTATTTAAAGGCTCCTCGCTGATGTTCCTCAAGCCGGGTATGCAAGTACCGGTGTCCCAGCTGATTCGCGGCATCAACCTGCAATCGGGTAACGATGCCTGCGTGGCAATGGCCGATTATGTGGCCGGTGGTCAGGATGCCTTCGTTGGGCTGATGAACAACTACGTTGCGGTGCTGGGCCTGAAGAACTCTCACTTCCAGACCGTGCACGGTCTTGATGCTGAAGGGCAATACAGCTCCGCGCGTGATATGGCGCTTATCGGCCAGGCGCTGATTCGCGACGTGCCAAACGAATACGGCATCTACAAAGAAAAAGAATTTACCTTTAACGGTATTCGCCAGATGAACCGTAACGGCCTGCTGTGGGATAAAACCCTCAACGTTGACGGCATCAAAACCGGCCATACGGCAAAAGCGGGCTATAACCTCGTTGCCTCGGCAACTGAAGGGCAGATGCGCCTGATTTCTGCGGTGATGGGCGGTCGTACCTATAAAGGCCGTGAAACCGAGAGCAAAAAGCTGCTGACCTGGGGCTTTCGCTTCTTTGAAACGGTGAACCCACTGCAGGCAGGTAAAGAGTTTGCCTCTGAGCCTTCCTGGTTTGGTGACAGCGATCGTGCTTCTCTTGGCGTGGATAAAGACGTGTTCCTGACTATCCCGCGCGGGCGCATGAAAGACCTGAAAGCCAGCTACGTGCTGAACGCCCAGGAACTTCACGCACCGCTGGAGAAAAACCAGGTCGTTGGCACCATCAACTTCCAGCTCGATGGGAAAACCATTGAGCAGCGTCCGCTGGTAGTGTTGCAGGCTATCGAAGAAGGTAATTTCTTCAGCAGATTCATTGACTACATCAAGCTGATGTTCCACCGCTGGTTCGGCTAAGGCCGGTGCGCTTGAAAAGCGCGTAACTGCCCCCATATACTTAGCATCAACACGACTCCCGCCCTGGCGGGAGTCATTATTTCGTTACGCTGGAGCGACCATGAAAACCAATCTGAAAGAGCTGCTTGAATTCCCCTGCCCGTTTACCTACAAAGTAATGGGCCTGGCGAAACCAGAGCTGGTTGATCTGGTGGTCGAAGTTGTGCAGCGCCATGCGCCGGGCGACTACACGCCGCAGGTCAAACCAAGCAGCAAAGGAAACTATCACTCCGTTTCCATTACCATTACTGCCACCCATATCGACCAGGTGGAAACCCTGTACGAAGAACTGGGTAATATCGAAATCGTACGTATGGTGCTGTAATCCCATTACCCGGCCTCGCGCCGGGTAAATTTTCTGTTACCCCTGTGTTATACTGCGCCGACCGATTCTTCCCCGGAGACGACGTTTTGTCTCAAGACACCCTCCTCATTCGTCAGCTTGGGCGACAGCCTTACAGTCCCGTATCCCAGGCGATGCACGATTTTACCGACACCCGTAATGAGCACAGCGCCGATGAAATCTGGCTTGTCGAGCATGACCCGGTCTTCACCCAGGGCCAGGCCGGTAAGGCCGAGCACGTGCTGATGCCGGGCGATATCCCGGTTATCCAAAGCGATCGCGGCGGCCAGGTCACCTATCACGGACCCGGCCAGCAGGTGGTGTATCTATTGCTCAACCTCAGAAGACGACAGCTTGGTGTGCGTGAGCTGGTTACGCTGCTGGAGAACACGGTTATCGATACGCTTAACGAGCTGGGTATTGAGGCACGAGCCCGTGCCGATGCGCCGGGGGTCTATGTGGGTGAGAGCAAAATCTGTTCGCTGGGGCTGCGCATTCGTAAAGGCTGCTCATTTCACGGACTGGCGCTGAACATTAATATGGATCTCACGCCGTTTCTGCGCATTAATCCCTGCGGTTACGCCGGGATGGCAATGACCCAGGTGAGCCAGTTTGTGCCGGATGCCACACCGGCCACCGTTCAGCCACGGCTGATCGCGCACCTGCTGCATCGCTTAGGGGATCCGCCCTCACGCAATGTGCACGGCCTGCCAGAGTCAGCAATAAGCCACTGACGCCGCCAGCGATTAACAAAAAATCCCGGTTTTTCGACAGCCTCGGCTGCTTAAGACGTTTCATAAATGATATACTGCGGTTAATAAATTCAAAAATAGTTGATAAATACACACTTAACCTGAATTTAACCCCTACTTTTCAAGACCCGTTACTGGAACACGCGCGCTATGAGTAAACCTATCGTGATGGAACGCGGCGTCAAATATCGCGATGCCGATAAAATGGCCCTTATCCCGGTAAAAACCGTGGTGACCGAGCGCCAGGAGCTGTTAAGAAAGCCGGAATGGATGAAAATCAAACTCCCGGCTGATTCCACCCGAATTCAGGGCATCAAAGCGGCCATGCGCAAAAACGGCCTGCACTCGGTCTGTGAAGAGGCTTCCTGCCCTAACCTTGCCGAATGCTTCAACCACGGCACCGCCACCTTCATGATTCTTGGCGCTATCTGCACCCGCCGTTGCCCGTTCTGTGACGTGGCCCATGGTCGCCCGGTGGCGCCAGACGCCAACGAACCGACAAAGCTGGCGCAGACCATTGCCGATATGGGGCTGCGTTATGTGGTGATCACCTCGGTTGACCGCGACGACCTGCGCGACGGCGGTGCACAGCACTTTGCCGACTGCATCAGCGCAATTCGCGAAAAGAACCCGACCATCAAAATTGAAACACTGGTGCCGGACTTCCGTGGTCGTATGGATCGCGCGCTGGACATTCTCACCGCCACACCGCCGGACGTGTTTAACCACAATCTGGAAAACGTGCCGCGTGTGTATCGCCAGGTGCGCCCCGGTGCCGACTACAACTGGTCGCTGAAGCTGCTGGAGCGCTTTAAAGAAGCGCACCCGCATATCCCAACCAAATCAGGGCTGATGGTCGGCCTGGGTGAAACCAACGCCGAAATTATTGAAGTGATGCGTGACCTGCGCCGCCACGGCGTGACGATGCTGACGCTGGGACAATACCTGCAGCCAAGCCGACACCACCTGCCGGTGCAACGCTACGTCAGCCCGGATGAGTTTGAAGAAATGAAGGCCGAAGCGCTGGCAATGGGCTTCACCCATGCGGCATGCGGTCCGTTTGTTCGCTCTTCTTACCATGCCGATTTGCAGGCAAAAGGTGTGGAAGTCAAATAAGACCAACATATTTTGTTACATATGCCGTGCAAACGGCATAAAAAAACCGGCTCACAGTGGCCGGTTTTTTCATTCAGGGTCTGAATCACTCTTTATTTGAGAGACGCTCAGCCGGTGCTTCATTGCCTGATGCGGGCTTTGTCGCGCTGTCATCGTCGTTCATGGCTTTTTTGAAGCCCTTGATCGCTGCCCCGAGATCGCCGCCGAGCGTGCGTAACTTCTTCGTACCAAACAACAATACAATCAGTACGCCAACTACCAGCAGTTTGGTAATGCTAATCTCGCCCATATTTACCTTCTCTATCCACAACAACCGAAAAAACCTGAGTACATTAACGGTCATTACTCGCGCTAACACAATAACAATCTGTAACAAGGTGAATCAAGACGCGTTGAATATTACGTCAGTTCAAACGCGGTGTTGCGAAGCGGCGATTTTTCAGCACCGGTAGTTGCGCGCGCACCTCAGCGACACGCGCGCCGGAGGCCTCAGCCACAATCAGCGCTGGCGTTTCAGCAGCCCCCGCCACGGTTATCCCGAAAGGATCCACCACACGGCTGTGACCAATGTTCTTATTGCCACACTCACCCGCCGCCGCAATCCAGCAGGTAGTATCCAGCGCTCGTGCAGCCAGCAGCGTCTCCCAGTGACGTTCTTTATGCGCGCCACGCACCCAGGCGGCAGGCAGTGCCAGAAGCTCCGCGCCGGCCAGCGCGAGGCTCAGTGCCAGTTCCGGGAAGCGCAGGTCATAACAGGTCATCAGCCCCACCTTCATGCCGGCCACCTCAATGAGCGGCGGCAGCGCGATACCGGCATCCACCAGCCTTGACTCCTGAATTCGAAACGCATCGTACAGATGCAGTTTTTCATAACGCGCCAGTATTTTCCCCTCACGTATCGCCAGCAGCGTGTTGGTCGCCCGACCTGAGGTCGTCGGCACATGTATTGTGAGTACCGTTGTCAGCGGCTTACCACGGCTTGCGCTCAGCAGGCCGTGTACATATGCGCCATCCAGTGCCTGCGCCGATTTTACCGACAAATCGGGGTCATCGTCAGCACGCGCCAGCAACGCTTCTGGCAATACCAACAGGTCTGCATGCTGTGCGTTGGCCGAGCGCATCAGCGCCTGGCAAGTGCTGAGGTTCTCTTGCCACTCCTGAGTGACGGCAAATTGCCCAACTGCAACTCTCATCTCCACTCCTTAGCTTAGCGCGCTGGTCATCAGTGCATTCACGGCGCTACACTCTTTATTACTCCAGGTCTTATTACAGGACAACCCCGTGTTTCAGATGTTTTTAGCAGTATTTATTGGTGGTGGTGTTGGCAGCACGGCGCGCTGGCTACTGGGCCTACGTCTTAACCCCGTACACAGCTCTCTGCCCATCGGGACGCTGACGGCAAACCTGGTGGGCGCTTTTATCATTGGCCTGGGCCTTGCCTGGTTTGGGCGCATGACACAACTCGACCCAATGTGGAAGCTGCTTATCACCACCGGTTTTTGCGGTGGGTTGACCACGTTTTCGACTTTCTCTGCAGAAACCGTTTTTCTGCTACAGGAGGGGCGCTTTGAATGGGCAGCACTGAATGTGTTGGTTAACCTGTGCGGCTCATTTGCGATGACCGCCCTGGCGTTCTGGCTGGTTTCACAGTCAAGCCAGGCATAGCATCTTAATTCTCACTTAAGGTTTTGTTGTCAGACTCCGCCTGGTAAAAGGAGAATGACAATGAAAAATTTACTGCAAAAGGGTCAGGGCTGGGTAACGGTATTGTTGTGCGTTCTGATTGTGGCGGCGTTTCTGCACGGCTGGTTTATCAGTTGGGAATGAGGCGGCTGACAGCCGAATTGCGGACATAAAAAAACCCGCCCTGTTGGGTGGGTTTTTTAACACTTGCTGCAGCTTAGATAGCGATCACGTTAGCAGCAGAAGGGCCTTTGGCACCGTTAGTGATTTCAAACTCAACGCGCTGGCCTTCAGCC
Coding sequences:
- the rlpA gene encoding endolytic peptidoglycan transglycosylase RlpA — protein: MRKQWIGVCVAAGLLAACSSDNDNQQQTSSAPQPAVCNGPVVEITGAEPRYEPQNPIANQDYKRDGKSWKIVRDPSRFSQAGFAAIYDAEPGSNLTAIGEAFDPTQLTAAHPTLPVPSYARITNLANGRMIVVRINDRGPYGNDRVISLSRASADRLNTSNNTKVRIDPIVVAPDGSLSGPGTACTTIARQTYALPSRPDLSSGLGSASSAQAPTPAGNVNAISNDSLTPMVVAPVAAAQTSAAAQMSDASMQASASSVAPVTQAQPAPGEQPVQTTQPQLTSGSVNTPVTAPGSVQGASTGTGYMVQVGAIGDGARASQWQQELSQKFSVPGKVAQNENIYRVQLGPFARRGEAMALQQRLMIEAQLQSFITSAQ
- the dacA gene encoding D-alanyl-D-alanine carboxypeptidase DacA, whose amino-acid sequence is MTRSPRNHFARRLVLAAAVSLTAASVAQADDLNIKTMIPEVPQIDAESYILIDYNSGKVLAESNADTRRDPASLTKMMTSYVIGQAMKAGKFKETDLVTVGQDAWATGNPVFKGSSLMFLKPGMQVPVSQLIRGINLQSGNDACVAMADYVAGGQDAFVGLMNNYVAVLGLKNSHFQTVHGLDAEGQYSSARDMALIGQALIRDVPNEYGIYKEKEFTFNGIRQMNRNGLLWDKTLNVDGIKTGHTAKAGYNLVASATEGQMRLISAVMGGRTYKGRETESKKLLTWGFRFFETVNPLQAGKEFASEPSWFGDSDRASLGVDKDVFLTIPRGRMKDLKASYVLNAQELHAPLEKNQVVGTINFQLDGKTIEQRPLVVLQAIEEGNFFSRFIDYIKLMFHRWFG
- a CDS encoding YbeD family protein, with product MKTNLKELLEFPCPFTYKVMGLAKPELVDLVVEVVQRHAPGDYTPQVKPSSKGNYHSVSITITATHIDQVETLYEELGNIEIVRMVL
- the lipB gene encoding lipoyl(octanoyl) transferase LipB; amino-acid sequence: MSQDTLLIRQLGRQPYSPVSQAMHDFTDTRNEHSADEIWLVEHDPVFTQGQAGKAEHVLMPGDIPVIQSDRGGQVTYHGPGQQVVYLLLNLRRRQLGVRELVTLLENTVIDTLNELGIEARARADAPGVYVGESKICSLGLRIRKGCSFHGLALNINMDLTPFLRINPCGYAGMAMTQVSQFVPDATPATVQPRLIAHLLHRLGDPPSRNVHGLPESAISH
- the lipA gene encoding lipoyl synthase — translated: MSKPIVMERGVKYRDADKMALIPVKTVVTERQELLRKPEWMKIKLPADSTRIQGIKAAMRKNGLHSVCEEASCPNLAECFNHGTATFMILGAICTRRCPFCDVAHGRPVAPDANEPTKLAQTIADMGLRYVVITSVDRDDLRDGGAQHFADCISAIREKNPTIKIETLVPDFRGRMDRALDILTATPPDVFNHNLENVPRVYRQVRPGADYNWSLKLLERFKEAHPHIPTKSGLMVGLGETNAEIIEVMRDLRRHGVTMLTLGQYLQPSRHHLPVQRYVSPDEFEEMKAEALAMGFTHAACGPFVRSSYHADLQAKGVEVK
- the tatE gene encoding twin-arginine translocase subunit TatE; this translates as MGEISITKLLVVGVLIVLLFGTKKLRTLGGDLGAAIKGFKKAMNDDDSATKPASGNEAPAERLSNKE
- a CDS encoding deaminated glutathione amidase; translation: MRVAVGQFAVTQEWQENLSTCQALMRSANAQHADLLVLPEALLARADDDPDLSVKSAQALDGAYVHGLLSASRGKPLTTVLTIHVPTTSGRATNTLLAIREGKILARYEKLHLYDAFRIQESRLVDAGIALPPLIEVAGMKVGLMTCYDLRFPELALSLALAGAELLALPAAWVRGAHKERHWETLLAARALDTTCWIAAAGECGNKNIGHSRVVDPFGITVAGAAETPALIVAEASGARVAEVRAQLPVLKNRRFATPRLN
- the crcB gene encoding fluoride efflux transporter CrcB; protein product: MFQMFLAVFIGGGVGSTARWLLGLRLNPVHSSLPIGTLTANLVGAFIIGLGLAWFGRMTQLDPMWKLLITTGFCGGLTTFSTFSAETVFLLQEGRFEWAALNVLVNLCGSFAMTALAFWLVSQSSQA